Proteins encoded together in one Catellatospora citrea window:
- a CDS encoding sigma-70 family RNA polymerase sigma factor yields the protein MTVLPETKEPSPPWAGADRTTQDDTALAEKRMQDIWVTYADPLLRFLRRLNPGREHVAEDLLQETLLRAWRNLDKLSDNIDEVAPWLYTVARRVAIDSARARQARPVEISLVDADQEPVVADVFDRVVSAQLIREALPRLTPEHRNVLIELYLRQHSTSETALRLSIPEGTVKSRAYYALRALNALLDRVD from the coding sequence ATGACGGTGCTTCCGGAAACAAAGGAGCCCTCACCGCCCTGGGCCGGTGCCGACCGCACAACCCAGGACGACACGGCACTGGCTGAAAAGCGTATGCAGGACATCTGGGTCACGTACGCGGATCCCCTGCTGCGGTTCCTGCGTCGGCTCAACCCGGGTCGGGAACATGTCGCAGAGGATCTGCTCCAGGAGACCCTGCTACGAGCATGGCGAAACCTGGACAAGCTTTCCGACAACATTGACGAGGTGGCGCCGTGGTTGTACACGGTCGCACGCCGGGTGGCGATCGACTCCGCACGGGCCCGCCAGGCGCGGCCCGTGGAGATCTCGCTGGTCGACGCCGACCAGGAGCCGGTCGTGGCGGACGTGTTCGACCGTGTCGTCTCCGCACAGCTCATCCGCGAGGCACTGCCGCGACTGACGCCCGAACATCGAAACGTCCTGATCGAGCTGTACCTTCGCCAGCACTCAACGTCAGAGACCGCGCTTCGCCTCAGCATCCCCGAAGGCACGGTCAAATCCCGTGCCTATTACGCACTGCGGGCCCTCAACGCGCTACTAGACCGTGTCGACTAG
- the def gene encoding peptide deformylase, whose amino-acid sequence MTVKPIRLVGDPVLRQPARPVETFDAELGRLVKDLRQTLAASKGAGLAAPQIGVGLRVFAIHPSLSDGKLDHLVNPSVTFLDEDEQDGLEGCLSIPGIYLDTKRRLNVVATGFNSHGDPVQIVGSGLLSRCIQHETDHLDGVLFLDRQDASRQQRLLAALRAASWFDDGAPAEPIIKVSPH is encoded by the coding sequence GTGACCGTCAAGCCAATCAGACTCGTCGGGGACCCCGTGCTGCGGCAGCCCGCGAGGCCAGTTGAGACTTTCGATGCGGAACTGGGCCGACTCGTCAAGGACCTGCGGCAGACACTGGCCGCGAGCAAAGGCGCCGGCCTCGCCGCCCCCCAGATCGGTGTGGGCCTGCGCGTCTTCGCCATCCATCCCAGCCTGTCCGACGGCAAGCTCGACCACCTGGTCAACCCGAGCGTGACCTTCCTGGACGAGGACGAGCAGGACGGCCTTGAGGGATGCCTCTCCATCCCCGGGATCTACCTCGACACCAAGCGCCGGCTGAATGTGGTCGCCACCGGCTTCAACTCCCATGGTGATCCGGTGCAGATCGTCGGATCGGGGCTGCTTTCGCGATGCATCCAGCACGAGACCGACCACCTCGACGGCGTGCTCTTCCTCGACCGCCAGGACGCCTCGCGGCAGCAGCGGCTCCTGGCAGCCCTGCGCGCGGCGTCGTGGTTCGACGACGGCGCGCCCGCCGAACCGATCATCAAGGTCAGCCCGCACTGA
- a CDS encoding DUF998 domain-containing protein — MFTSAAAPILLVGGWMFAEVLQPPGFDPVRDTISQLAALDATDRAVMTTALIGTGAAYLATAYAFGGVRRLGRLLIAIGGVGTILVAAFPLPAYPLAHALSAGVAFLALAAWPLFAADRGEGAARALRPPLTVVAGIVLLALVAWFAVAQQADVLVGLAERVAAAAQATWPFIVALSLRNVSSRLADQRTAASS; from the coding sequence TTGTTCACCTCCGCCGCGGCCCCGATCCTGCTGGTCGGGGGCTGGATGTTTGCCGAGGTGCTGCAGCCGCCGGGCTTCGACCCGGTTCGGGACACCATCAGCCAGCTGGCCGCGCTCGACGCCACCGACCGAGCGGTGATGACCACCGCACTCATCGGCACCGGCGCGGCTTACCTGGCGACCGCCTACGCCTTCGGCGGAGTACGGCGCCTCGGGCGCCTCCTGATCGCGATCGGCGGGGTGGGCACGATTCTCGTAGCGGCGTTTCCGCTGCCGGCCTACCCGCTGGCGCACGCGCTGTCGGCCGGCGTCGCCTTCCTCGCGTTGGCCGCCTGGCCGTTGTTCGCCGCGGACCGGGGCGAGGGTGCGGCGAGGGCGCTGCGGCCGCCGCTGACCGTCGTGGCGGGCATCGTGCTGCTTGCCCTCGTGGCCTGGTTCGCCGTGGCGCAGCAGGCCGATGTCCTGGTGGGGCTCGCCGAGCGGGTGGCCGCCGCAGCGCAGGCGACGTGGCCGTTCATCGTGGCCCTGAGCCTTCGGAACGTCTCTTCTCGACTGGCCGACCAGCGAACGGCCGCTTCGTCATGA
- a CDS encoding carotenoid biosynthesis protein: MHPSPVNARPGRSWTLWLLAGAVATDAVVTFVPLPLPGLVLTMLSLLAELVFAVAHGLLYYRARGIAVFAVLTLAVSNLAENLGVLTGVPFGHYHYSDELGPKLALVPVLIGPAYFAIGYMAWAIATILLGEVRRGSGWLVTIGTPLVASFVMVAWDLSMDPQSSTLRGRWTWEDGGGFFGVPLSNFLGWSITVYLFYQLFALYQRWRGADSQYLGKAPRLYWLLPAVAYAVVALDYVVTYLGGGHDGVAPQVTDAAGRVWHAIDVYETSALMAIYLMLFLSLLAALRVAQRDTTRPPVRALVAPVDEEKVDSVAGKSC, from the coding sequence GTGCACCCATCGCCTGTCAATGCCCGGCCGGGACGATCTTGGACGCTGTGGCTGCTGGCCGGCGCGGTGGCGACCGACGCGGTGGTGACGTTCGTGCCACTGCCGCTGCCGGGGCTCGTGTTGACGATGTTGAGCCTGCTGGCGGAGCTGGTGTTCGCCGTGGCGCACGGCCTGCTTTACTACCGGGCGCGGGGGATCGCGGTGTTCGCGGTGCTCACCCTCGCGGTCAGCAATCTGGCCGAGAACCTGGGCGTGCTGACCGGCGTGCCGTTCGGGCACTATCACTACTCCGACGAGCTGGGGCCGAAGCTGGCCCTGGTGCCGGTGCTCATCGGACCCGCCTACTTCGCGATCGGATACATGGCCTGGGCCATCGCCACGATCCTGCTGGGCGAGGTGCGCCGGGGCTCGGGCTGGCTGGTCACGATAGGCACACCGCTGGTCGCCTCGTTCGTCATGGTCGCCTGGGACCTGTCCATGGACCCGCAGTCGTCGACCCTGCGCGGACGGTGGACCTGGGAGGACGGCGGCGGCTTCTTCGGCGTCCCGTTGAGCAACTTCCTCGGCTGGTCGATCACGGTGTACCTGTTCTACCAGCTCTTCGCGCTGTACCAGCGATGGCGGGGAGCCGACTCGCAGTATCTCGGCAAGGCGCCGCGGCTCTATTGGCTGCTTCCGGCCGTCGCCTATGCGGTGGTCGCGCTCGACTACGTCGTCACCTACCTGGGGGGTGGCCATGACGGCGTGGCTCCGCAGGTGACCGACGCCGCGGGGCGGGTGTGGCACGCGATCGACGTGTACGAGACGTCCGCGCTGATGGCCATCTACCTGATGCTGTTCCTGTCGCTGTTGGCGGCATTGCGGGTCGCCCAGCGAGACACCACACGGCCGCCGGTGAGGGCCCTTGTCGCGCCCGTCGACGAGGAGAAGGTCGATTCAGTCGCTGGTAAGTCATGCTAA
- a CDS encoding DUF885 domain-containing protein gives MGRIADLADRYVNDWASLSPIGATFFGVSGFDDRLDDLSAEGYAAVAELDRRTLARLRAMRPDSERELVAKEAMVERLALNVARFDAGETTSELNVISSALHGIRRTFDLMPTESEEAVANIAARLNAVPVALAQYRETLLASAQAGKVSARRQIDAIASHCDIWTSADGDDYYPALARRIEADGALRAEVDRGAAAANRATAAFARFLRTELAPLGREKEAAGRERYELASQYFLGAQVDLDETYAWGFEELHRLETEMRAVSAVIAGPGASIDEAVAKLDADPKYRIRGKEQFRDWMQQLAEKAISDLDGTHFDIPEPIRRIECCLAPTSDGIIYYTRPSEDFTRPGRMWWAVPQGVDEFSTWREVSVVYHEGVPGHHLQIGQTAVQSEKLNRWQRLLSGTSGHKEGWALYSERLMDDLGYLADPADKLGMLDMQAFRAARVIVDIGMHLELEIPRDNPFGFHPGRRWTPRLGWEFLRAHCRVGDEMLRAELVRYLGWPGQAPSYKVGERIWLRARDDAKARKGAAFDLRQFHSEALGLGSLGLDPLRTALARL, from the coding sequence ATGGGACGAATTGCCGACCTGGCTGATCGCTACGTGAACGACTGGGCCTCGCTCAGCCCCATCGGCGCCACCTTTTTCGGTGTCAGTGGATTCGACGACAGGCTGGACGACCTCAGCGCCGAGGGTTACGCCGCCGTCGCGGAACTCGATCGCCGCACGCTCGCGCGCCTGCGCGCGATGAGACCGGACAGCGAACGGGAGCTCGTGGCCAAGGAGGCGATGGTCGAGCGGTTGGCGCTGAACGTCGCCCGGTTCGACGCGGGGGAGACGACCAGCGAACTCAACGTCATCTCCAGTGCGCTGCACGGGATCCGGCGAACCTTCGACCTGATGCCCACCGAGAGCGAGGAGGCCGTGGCGAACATCGCCGCGCGGCTCAACGCGGTCCCGGTCGCGCTGGCGCAGTACCGGGAGACACTGCTGGCATCCGCACAGGCCGGCAAGGTCAGCGCCCGCCGCCAGATCGATGCGATCGCCAGCCACTGCGACATCTGGACCAGTGCCGACGGTGACGACTACTACCCTGCTCTGGCGCGGCGCATCGAGGCCGACGGCGCGCTGCGTGCCGAGGTGGACCGCGGGGCCGCCGCCGCGAACCGGGCAACCGCCGCGTTCGCCCGCTTCCTGCGGACCGAGCTGGCCCCGCTCGGGCGGGAGAAGGAGGCCGCCGGGCGCGAGCGCTACGAGCTGGCCTCGCAGTACTTCCTCGGCGCACAGGTCGACCTGGACGAGACGTACGCCTGGGGCTTCGAGGAGCTGCACCGGCTGGAGACCGAGATGCGGGCCGTGTCCGCGGTCATCGCCGGTCCCGGCGCCTCCATCGACGAGGCGGTGGCCAAGCTCGACGCCGACCCGAAGTACCGGATCCGGGGCAAGGAGCAGTTCCGCGACTGGATGCAGCAGTTGGCGGAGAAGGCCATCAGCGATCTGGACGGCACCCACTTCGACATCCCCGAACCCATCCGGCGTATCGAGTGCTGCCTCGCGCCGACCAGCGACGGCATCATCTACTACACACGCCCGAGCGAGGACTTCACCCGTCCCGGCCGGATGTGGTGGGCCGTGCCGCAGGGCGTGGACGAGTTCTCCACCTGGCGCGAGGTGAGCGTGGTCTACCACGAGGGTGTGCCCGGGCACCACCTGCAGATCGGCCAGACGGCGGTCCAGTCGGAGAAGCTCAACCGCTGGCAGCGGCTGCTGAGCGGGACCTCGGGCCACAAGGAGGGCTGGGCGCTGTACAGCGAGCGGCTCATGGACGACCTCGGTTACCTGGCCGACCCGGCCGACAAGCTGGGCATGCTGGACATGCAGGCATTCCGGGCAGCCCGCGTCATCGTCGACATCGGCATGCACCTGGAGCTGGAGATCCCGCGGGACAACCCGTTCGGCTTCCACCCGGGTAGGCGCTGGACACCCAGACTGGGCTGGGAGTTCCTGCGGGCGCACTGCCGCGTCGGCGACGAGATGCTGCGCGCCGAGCTCGTCCGCTACCTGGGCTGGCCGGGGCAGGCCCCGTCGTACAAGGTCGGTGAGCGGATCTGGCTGCGGGCCCGCGACGACGCCAAGGCCCGCAAGGGCGCGGCGTTCGATCTGCGCCAGTTCCACTCCGAAGCGCTCGGCCTCGGCTCGCTCGGCCTGGACCCGCTGCGTACGGCGCTGGCCCGCCTGTGA
- a CDS encoding S8 family serine peptidase: MVVLVVGVACFLASSSPAAGAGDQPPPLPSGTDRCVGASPVVSSEPSWAALQMAPSLAWPLARGNGVVVAVVDSGVSSAAPALAGAVKQGADVVKGGRADSDCQGRGTALAGIVAARPVRGSAVVGMAPEATVLPVRITDERGGIPDGSLAKGIKAAVENGARVILVGTGTTKPDSDLRAAVEEAVAHDVVVVAAAGTEAESGKAWYPAAYDSVLAVSGMSGAGAPTATGSRDARVDLLAPATDVVTIAPVGAGHYRVGGTAVAAAYAAGTAALVRSYLPELTQDQVRQRLRLTAEQLPGTAGPGTGGAGMLDPYAAVSATAPEQRTQPVGSAPRPVALPSAPPADPTVGAAAAIAAGMAVAAGVVFVVVFTVTRGRRRRVRR; encoded by the coding sequence GTGGTCGTCCTGGTCGTCGGCGTGGCCTGCTTCCTCGCGTCGTCGTCACCCGCTGCGGGCGCGGGCGACCAGCCACCACCGCTCCCGTCCGGCACCGACCGCTGCGTCGGCGCGTCGCCGGTCGTCTCGAGCGAGCCGTCCTGGGCGGCGTTGCAGATGGCGCCCTCCCTGGCCTGGCCCCTTGCCCGTGGCAACGGCGTTGTCGTGGCTGTCGTCGACAGCGGGGTCAGCTCAGCCGCCCCGGCACTGGCGGGTGCCGTGAAGCAGGGTGCCGACGTGGTCAAAGGCGGCCGGGCCGACAGCGACTGCCAGGGTCGGGGCACCGCACTGGCCGGAATCGTCGCCGCGCGTCCGGTCAGGGGCTCCGCCGTGGTCGGGATGGCCCCGGAGGCGACCGTGCTCCCGGTGCGGATCACCGACGAACGGGGCGGCATTCCTGACGGATCCCTGGCCAAGGGCATCAAAGCCGCGGTCGAGAACGGCGCGCGAGTGATCCTGGTCGGCACCGGGACGACGAAGCCGGACAGCGACCTGCGCGCGGCTGTCGAGGAGGCCGTGGCGCATGACGTCGTAGTGGTCGCCGCGGCCGGCACCGAGGCCGAGTCCGGCAAGGCCTGGTACCCGGCGGCGTACGACTCCGTCCTCGCGGTCAGCGGGATGTCCGGTGCCGGCGCGCCGACCGCCACCGGCTCGCGTGACGCGCGGGTGGACCTCCTCGCCCCGGCCACCGACGTCGTCACGATCGCCCCCGTCGGTGCCGGGCACTATCGCGTCGGCGGCACCGCCGTGGCCGCCGCGTACGCCGCGGGCACCGCCGCGCTGGTCCGCTCCTACCTGCCCGAGCTGACCCAGGACCAGGTCCGGCAACGGCTGCGGCTGACCGCCGAGCAGCTGCCCGGCACCGCCGGTCCGGGCACGGGCGGCGCGGGAATGCTGGATCCCTACGCCGCCGTGTCCGCGACCGCGCCCGAGCAGCGGACGCAGCCTGTCGGCTCCGCGCCGAGGCCGGTGGCGCTGCCCTCCGCGCCACCGGCCGATCCCACCGTCGGTGCGGCGGCGGCCATCGCGGCCGGGATGGCGGTCGCCGCGGGAGTCGTGTTCGTGGTCGTCTTCACCGTCACCCGAGGGCGTCGCCGTCGGGTGCGGCGCTGA